One region of Leptolyngbya sp. NIES-3755 genomic DNA includes:
- a CDS encoding AAA ATPase, central region (similar to AA sequence:cyanobase_aa:Tery_0449): MKGELLKRLFRAIASEDKEAIQSLLTIVVEEERKKGHSTLADQLSNITKRSNSNHSSIPLPPGLPAPPPGLPKSAFPKGISSRPTLTNAVGILSELPSSKRSNHPFVISIPRDRLKHHMILPHEIEDRFRRVEREYAARERLAHYGLSYRQKILLYGSPGCGKTMGAERLAWNTGLPLLKVRFDALVSSYLGETASNLRAVFELAAQNPCLLLIDECDAIAKSREDSQEVGEIKRVVNAFLQMLDEFESVNGLLVAATNLDKSLDQAIWRRFDDVIEVPKPTVREIEAILKQTFSSVTIGTINWETIVQKMQGFSAAETVRVAQDAAKRAVLDREELVIQDHLEASIQELRAAHV; the protein is encoded by the coding sequence ATGAAAGGAGAATTGCTCAAACGGTTATTTAGAGCGATCGCCAGCGAAGACAAAGAGGCGATCCAGAGTTTACTGACCATTGTGGTTGAAGAAGAACGCAAAAAAGGGCACTCCACACTTGCGGATCAGCTTTCCAACATCACCAAAAGAAGCAATTCTAACCACTCCTCAATTCCACTTCCCCCCGGATTACCCGCTCCCCCTCCTGGACTTCCCAAATCAGCATTTCCCAAAGGCATATCCTCTCGTCCTACGCTGACCAACGCAGTAGGAATACTCAGCGAACTGCCCAGCAGCAAGCGATCGAATCACCCTTTCGTCATCAGCATCCCTCGCGATCGCCTCAAGCATCATATGATTCTGCCCCATGAAATCGAAGATCGGTTTCGCCGTGTTGAACGAGAATATGCTGCTCGTGAACGCCTCGCTCACTACGGTTTGTCTTATCGTCAGAAGATTTTACTCTACGGCTCACCGGGCTGCGGTAAAACGATGGGTGCAGAACGCCTTGCGTGGAATACAGGCTTACCCCTTCTGAAGGTTCGATTTGATGCACTGGTTTCATCCTATCTAGGCGAAACCGCCAGCAACCTCAGAGCAGTCTTTGAACTAGCCGCTCAGAATCCCTGTCTATTGTTGATTGACGAGTGTGACGCGATCGCAAAATCTCGCGAAGACAGTCAAGAAGTCGGAGAAATCAAGCGGGTTGTCAACGCTTTTCTGCAAATGCTAGACGAGTTTGAGTCCGTTAATGGATTACTTGTGGCAGCAACTAACCTCGATAAATCCCTCGATCAGGCGATCTGGAGACGATTTGACGATGTAATTGAAGTCCCAAAGCCCACAGTAAGAGAAATTGAGGCTATCCTAAAACAGACCTTTTCCTCGGTCACAATTGGCACCATAAACTGGGAAACCATTGTGCAGAAGATGCAGGGATTTTCAGCAGCAGAAACAGTTCGTGTTGCTCAAGATGCTGCTAAACGTGCTGTTCTCGATCGAGAAGAATTGGTCATCCAGGATCATCTGGAAGCATCAATTCAAGAACTTCGAGCCGCTCATGTCTAA
- a CDS encoding hypothetical protein (similar to AA sequence:cyanobase_aa:Tery_0448) gives MSNASQPFPHIFLKFVKSGTATPGSFPRPTQQSLANKGDAGGHGGRLKTSVSSIVSDWQTVREQRKQEGKPDLPDAAPLILKVDPQTFDADKLKSFGIEVILELEDGYIIGASADSGLTQLQQKIEKFIREEHGGGGVAQIFEILEGRFGRLECILSEELLARWDQIKDDENYTVEVSIACVGLTSQFSDYPRRAEGETDERYARKIARWSDRRQQTEQQWDDLQWNRQSDFLDFIKIYQPEIIQDASWDDRSHIALLPDSFSCVIEIRGKGLKDLVTNFPFVFDVSEPEQFAEPAIGIPFPPSAEPAFILEPPSLTAPRVCVIDSGMQEKHQYLASAIDADYSQCWIPGESDRTSDDVTGGGHGTRVASAILYPRGLPESGSYPAVCWLQNARVLNRDCVVPRKLNLSEVLNEIVEFYYNRTGTRIFNHSITGSVPCRLQYMSAWAAEMDYLTWRNDILFIVAAGNIPIYRGIGLGVSRRTIHEHFEAGLSYPEYLLQPSSRIANPAQSFQALTVGSISHTTYQVPPIQSIAKEDYPSAFSCSGYGIWDSIKPDVVEYGGDLAMDSGQPPSFPSIPEICPELARSTTGGAPLSDQGAVGTSYAAPKVAHIAAVLAATFPQASCLLYRALIVHSARLPGLANASNEMLAQAIQMMGYGLPNLERALGNAPNRITLVTNEDISISARQAHIYQVQLPPELQSLVSEYDVLIEITLSYKAEPRRTRRNKRKYLSTWLHWQCSQKGESSDKFLERVLNDYESQEDEEGGDGDFAWTLGQQKNYGKMRNISRGTGTVQKDWAIVQPDQLREAFCIAVVGHKGWNNDPTALVPYSLVVSFEVTNANVPVYTSFVEAQVSLQEQAQLEIQQKIIF, from the coding sequence ATGTCTAACGCCTCCCAACCGTTCCCGCACATTTTTCTCAAGTTTGTAAAAAGCGGAACCGCCACACCTGGTAGCTTTCCAAGACCAACTCAGCAATCGCTAGCTAATAAAGGAGATGCGGGCGGACATGGAGGTAGGCTCAAGACATCCGTTTCATCGATCGTCTCAGACTGGCAAACCGTTCGAGAGCAACGCAAACAAGAAGGGAAGCCCGACTTACCCGACGCTGCGCCATTAATTCTCAAAGTCGATCCACAAACTTTTGATGCAGATAAGCTCAAAAGTTTTGGAATTGAAGTCATTCTTGAACTAGAAGACGGCTACATCATCGGGGCTTCCGCAGATTCGGGACTGACTCAATTGCAGCAAAAGATTGAAAAATTTATCCGCGAAGAACACGGCGGTGGTGGAGTAGCACAAATATTTGAGATTCTGGAAGGAAGATTCGGGCGACTTGAATGTATTCTTTCAGAAGAATTATTGGCACGGTGGGATCAGATCAAAGACGATGAGAACTATACCGTTGAAGTTAGTATTGCTTGCGTCGGTTTGACCTCACAATTCTCTGACTACCCTCGTCGTGCAGAAGGAGAAACGGACGAACGCTATGCTAGGAAAATTGCTCGGTGGAGCGATCGCCGTCAGCAGACGGAGCAACAATGGGATGACCTCCAGTGGAATCGGCAAAGTGATTTCTTGGACTTCATTAAAATTTATCAACCTGAAATTATCCAAGATGCCTCTTGGGACGATCGATCGCATATCGCACTTTTGCCAGATAGTTTTTCCTGCGTCATTGAGATCAGGGGCAAGGGGCTAAAAGATCTCGTGACCAACTTCCCGTTTGTGTTTGACGTTAGCGAACCTGAGCAGTTTGCTGAACCTGCGATCGGCATTCCATTTCCTCCAAGTGCCGAGCCAGCATTCATACTAGAACCACCCAGTCTTACAGCACCCAGAGTTTGTGTAATCGATAGCGGAATGCAGGAGAAACACCAGTACCTTGCTAGTGCCATTGATGCAGACTATTCGCAATGTTGGATTCCTGGCGAGAGCGATCGAACCTCCGATGATGTCACAGGAGGCGGTCACGGAACTCGCGTGGCAAGTGCAATCCTGTACCCAAGAGGACTTCCTGAATCTGGTAGCTACCCAGCAGTTTGTTGGCTGCAAAATGCCAGAGTCCTGAATCGAGACTGTGTTGTACCCAGGAAACTGAACCTATCAGAGGTATTGAACGAGATTGTTGAGTTCTACTACAACCGTACCGGAACCCGTATCTTCAACCATTCCATTACAGGTTCCGTTCCTTGCCGCTTACAATACATGAGCGCGTGGGCGGCAGAAATGGATTACTTAACTTGGCGGAACGATATTCTCTTCATCGTAGCTGCGGGAAATATTCCAATCTACCGAGGGATAGGCTTAGGAGTTTCACGCCGAACCATTCATGAACATTTCGAGGCTGGACTGTCATATCCAGAATATCTACTCCAGCCTTCTTCACGGATTGCAAATCCCGCTCAGAGCTTTCAAGCCCTAACGGTTGGCTCGATCTCGCATACCACTTATCAGGTTCCGCCCATTCAATCGATCGCAAAGGAAGATTACCCATCAGCCTTTTCCTGTTCAGGCTATGGAATCTGGGATTCGATCAAACCGGATGTGGTTGAATATGGTGGAGATTTGGCAATGGATTCTGGTCAACCTCCCAGTTTTCCGAGCATCCCAGAGATTTGTCCTGAACTAGCCCGCTCCACGACAGGAGGCGCACCGCTGAGTGATCAGGGTGCGGTCGGAACTTCCTATGCTGCACCTAAAGTTGCTCACATCGCCGCTGTACTGGCAGCAACTTTCCCCCAAGCAAGCTGTCTCCTTTACCGTGCGTTAATTGTTCATTCGGCTCGATTACCAGGTTTGGCAAATGCCTCGAATGAGATGCTTGCTCAGGCGATTCAGATGATGGGGTATGGTTTACCCAATCTAGAACGCGCATTAGGCAATGCTCCCAACCGCATTACACTCGTCACAAATGAAGATATCTCCATCAGCGCCCGCCAAGCTCATATCTACCAAGTTCAGCTTCCACCAGAGTTGCAGTCACTCGTGAGTGAGTACGATGTCTTGATTGAGATCACCCTCTCTTACAAGGCAGAACCGCGTCGTACTCGTCGGAACAAGCGGAAATATTTATCCACTTGGCTCCACTGGCAATGTAGTCAAAAGGGAGAATCCTCCGACAAGTTTTTGGAAAGAGTCCTCAATGACTACGAATCCCAGGAAGATGAGGAGGGAGGCGATGGTGACTTTGCGTGGACTTTAGGGCAGCAGAAAAACTATGGAAAGATGAGAAACATCTCCAGAGGGACAGGCACCGTCCAAAAAGATTGGGCGATCGTACAGCCCGACCAATTACGGGAAGCGTTCTGTATTGCTGTCGTTGGGCATAAAGGCTGGAACAACGATCCCACGGCTCTCGTTCCGTACTCGCTGGTTGTCAGCTTTGAAGTAACGAATGCCAACGTCCCAGTGTATACCTCGTTTGTGGAAGCTCAGGTGTCTTTGCAGGAACAAGCCCAACTCGAAATTCAGCAAAAAATTATATTCTAG
- a CDS encoding hypothetical protein (similar to AA sequence:cyanobase_aa:Ava_3249): MHLYLFFGTISLGQSLLYMTQLAAIADPRNIPTYTVVDAARYLNIPGGTLQSWLRGRTYSTQEGHRYYEPLIHRPSPNLHQLSFTNLIEAHVLRVIRKDHKVRLDKVRTALDYLEQQFQIPHPLAQIQFQTDGVNLFVEMVGRLVEVSRPGQLVMQETLQHLLQRVEWDEQGIAAKLYPLTSGLKENAPKQLVIDPRIAFGRPTLVGTGIPTKNLAARYKAGESISDLALDYNCDRLQIEEAIRCELSLQDAA, translated from the coding sequence ATGCATTTGTATCTTTTCTTTGGCACAATAAGCTTAGGTCAATCCCTCTTGTATATGACTCAGCTCGCTGCGATCGCAGACCCCAGAAACATTCCAACCTATACTGTTGTTGATGCCGCCCGTTACCTAAACATTCCCGGCGGCACACTGCAATCTTGGCTGCGTGGGCGCACATACTCAACCCAGGAAGGACACCGCTACTACGAACCTCTAATTCACCGACCCAGCCCGAACCTGCACCAACTCTCTTTTACCAACCTGATTGAAGCGCACGTTCTGCGGGTCATTCGTAAAGATCACAAAGTTCGCCTTGACAAAGTTCGCACCGCACTGGACTATCTTGAGCAACAATTTCAAATCCCCCATCCGCTCGCTCAGATTCAATTTCAGACCGATGGCGTGAATCTCTTTGTTGAAATGGTCGGACGGTTGGTGGAAGTCTCTCGACCTGGACAGCTCGTGATGCAAGAAACGTTACAGCACCTACTTCAACGAGTTGAATGGGATGAGCAAGGCATCGCAGCAAAACTTTATCCTCTTACCTCTGGACTCAAAGAGAACGCACCCAAGCAGCTTGTCATCGACCCCAGAATCGCCTTCGGTCGTCCCACACTTGTCGGCACTGGAATCCCAACAAAAAACCTTGCCGCTCGCTACAAAGCAGGTGAATCGATCAGCGATCTCGCCTTAGATTACAACTGCGATCGCCTCCAGATCGAAGAAGCAATCCGGTGTGAACTCTCGCTTCAGGATGCTGCGTGA
- a CDS encoding hypothetical protein (similar to AA sequence:cyanobase_aa:Ava_3250), which translates to MTDSAPVFFIDRGLGSRYVAQALQEAGATVEIFEPHFAPDTPDTVWLPEVSQRGWFVLTKDDNIGRNPLEQIAIAQFQARVFILAIGNLTGREMGTIFAAALPKMQKLAKSHRSPFIARVYEDGKVRMWQDHKRLNKLLAQFAEEDTQDL; encoded by the coding sequence GTGACTGACTCTGCTCCTGTCTTTTTTATCGATCGTGGCTTAGGAAGTCGCTATGTCGCTCAAGCCCTGCAAGAAGCTGGCGCAACGGTAGAGATTTTTGAGCCTCATTTTGCACCCGATACGCCGGATACCGTTTGGCTCCCCGAAGTCAGTCAACGCGGCTGGTTTGTACTGACCAAAGACGATAATATCGGGCGCAATCCTTTAGAACAGATCGCAATCGCACAATTCCAAGCGAGAGTTTTCATCTTGGCGATCGGTAACTTAACCGGACGAGAAATGGGCACAATTTTCGCTGCCGCATTGCCAAAGATGCAAAAACTCGCGAAAAGTCATCGATCGCCCTTCATTGCACGAGTTTACGAAGATGGCAAAGTGCGAATGTGGCAGGATCACAAACGCCTTAATAAACTACTAGCTCAGTTTGCGGAGGAGGATACTCAGGATTTATGA
- a CDS encoding hypothetical protein (hypothetical protein MC7420_1472;~similar to AA sequence:cyanobase_aa:LBDG_38810): MLIRGFPRQMVMALTGLKSGRLSYFDQTGLVCPEKVGDSRHPQVAYSWEQLLELKAILKLREQISLQEIRQAIEFFRTSGHESWLYSKKLIFINSTLFVETPQEGLADRLLIEVSGKHQGQLAFQWINPLGDLEQELWQEAERNPAVDFASFKERAKRRTVA, translated from the coding sequence GTGCTGATTCGAGGGTTTCCCCGACAAATGGTTATGGCGTTAACTGGATTGAAGTCGGGACGTTTGAGTTACTTTGATCAAACGGGACTGGTTTGCCCAGAGAAAGTTGGCGACTCAAGGCATCCGCAAGTTGCTTATTCTTGGGAACAACTTCTGGAACTAAAAGCAATCCTTAAACTGCGCGAACAAATTTCGCTTCAAGAAATTCGACAAGCTATTGAATTCTTCCGAACTTCCGGGCATGAATCCTGGCTCTATAGCAAAAAGCTCATCTTCATCAACTCAACGCTGTTTGTTGAAACTCCACAAGAGGGACTAGCAGATCGATTGCTCATTGAAGTCTCTGGCAAACACCAAGGGCAACTTGCGTTTCAGTGGATTAATCCGCTAGGAGACTTAGAACAAGAACTCTGGCAAGAAGCAGAGCGAAATCCAGCCGTTGATTTTGCTAGTTTTAAGGAACGGGCTAAACGACGAACAGTAGCTTAG
- a CDS encoding hypothetical protein (similar to AA sequence:cyanobase_aa:Tery_3116), whose translation MQEFQLKVVPTDNNNFALELYQCAYKKAGEKKRSAAKRVGRLKGQALLQARQAIYNCLKANNYDPKTLNQQRQTPYILDETSGVNLALLFQTLQPLSKPERIANIAAGVQAMSNEEAHYWFAKVSNGKRSQALRAIRMLLGD comes from the coding sequence ATGCAGGAGTTTCAACTCAAAGTCGTTCCCACGGACAACAACAATTTCGCATTGGAGTTGTACCAATGCGCTTATAAAAAAGCAGGTGAGAAAAAGCGATCGGCGGCGAAGCGTGTTGGTCGGTTGAAGGGACAAGCTTTATTGCAGGCACGGCAAGCGATCTACAACTGCCTCAAAGCTAACAATTATGACCCAAAAACATTGAACCAACAGCGTCAAACCCCTTACATATTAGATGAAACATCTGGGGTCAATCTTGCTCTTCTGTTTCAAACTCTTCAGCCGCTCTCCAAGCCTGAGCGAATCGCCAATATTGCGGCTGGAGTGCAGGCAATGAGTAATGAGGAGGCGCATTACTGGTTCGCTAAAGTCAGCAACGGAAAACGCAGTCAGGCATTGAGAGCAATTCGGATGCTCTTAGGAGATTGA
- a CDS encoding hypothetical protein (similar to AA sequence:cyanobase_aa:NIES39_H00810) yields MLPSIFETCTPRDEILSGELSLDLFAAKLKLVVDGNAPKVYQDPESFFANTFPTEGLKTLIAEVFGRLAGTAIGSPVIRLETSFGGGKTHDEIALWHIARNGRSIRGLDRFSERLDQIPTAPVQVAAIACQDLDPTNGDFHPETGITTYTLWGEIAYRIGGIGGYSLLRGSDEKKVSPGTGVLQQLIQDRPTLIVLDEIAQYLRKAKGVIVGNSDLSKQVVAFLFALMDLAGSCNNLVFVYSLASSSDTFADETAELQETVRASARQERILSPSTDVEIYNIVKQRLFQRVDEKAAKKAAQEYLNAYRSSRINLPDGCQDASYSQTIESSYPIHPELFNLLTKKIASIPNFNRTRGALRLFAIAVRELWRDRTNWMPMIHAHHLPIGVNEEITNELTSRLERPLMRLPIQADLYNANGREAHAQLQDQDWIAAGKPPFSTWIGRTIFLHSINQGVVAGIRRAELNLSLLTPGIESGFVESALDRLSTVAWYLDHDPITSIARFKEEPSINKIIAEEKEQVGRSEAKDDLRSRRDTIFANRYFTLISSPESPSDVDDAADSIALCVIDFNEATVQSSMDAAPAIVEQIFNSTGDSGKFRIFRNRLLFLLANQQELERAIGVARELRAIRNILKSQNRLEDLSESQHKQLKQKEGELDLATRIALTNAYRHLFYPSNDPVKAPKGLMHYPLPAQDASDVKGKNNQQEAILKALKDCQKIRADDTQPYAPAYVLQKVWATGLDSISTKGLKEAFAKDLGLNLFSDAETSKLRTSIVQGLTTGQWDLKVGERVYIKTDAALLILPDIIEFSDRMVLYRRGILEPPKPREIEISAQVMPSTQSTKPVRVRWKAAGALSVKLFQDGNLIAGNFLPSDEYEGEIAQTATFRVVADYGEGETTAAESKARVQTYSTLSTGSTSVHDTPTLFDVKPEVIDLSGSLNSVFNELRDRIHDDKIKSIERLELSVSEVMDYRKLTTTLPLLMRYPMRIDQFVTIQTGDQFVRLEYQGNVKGFQSFANPTNTLLAVPDVRADVSLKITFEFAAAIEPQGVEMKAIEQALLRNPVDRLSLTTKVLY; encoded by the coding sequence GTGCTGCCATCCATTTTTGAAACCTGTACTCCGAGAGATGAGATTCTCTCTGGCGAACTGTCGCTTGATTTGTTTGCTGCTAAGTTGAAACTGGTCGTTGATGGCAATGCACCCAAGGTTTACCAAGACCCAGAATCGTTTTTTGCCAATACGTTTCCGACAGAAGGGCTAAAAACGTTGATTGCTGAAGTGTTTGGGCGTTTGGCGGGAACGGCGATCGGTTCTCCGGTGATTCGATTAGAAACCAGCTTTGGCGGTGGGAAAACCCACGACGAAATTGCACTCTGGCATATTGCCCGAAACGGACGCAGTATTCGAGGACTCGATCGATTTAGCGAACGTCTCGATCAAATTCCTACCGCTCCGGTTCAAGTTGCTGCGATCGCGTGTCAAGACCTCGACCCGACAAACGGAGATTTTCACCCAGAAACAGGCATCACAACCTATACGCTTTGGGGCGAGATTGCCTATCGAATTGGCGGGATCGGAGGATACAGTCTGCTACGCGGCTCGGATGAGAAGAAAGTAAGTCCAGGAACTGGAGTCCTTCAGCAACTCATTCAAGATCGACCGACTTTGATTGTGCTGGATGAAATCGCGCAGTATTTACGCAAAGCGAAAGGGGTAATTGTTGGGAATAGCGACCTATCAAAACAGGTCGTGGCGTTTCTGTTCGCGCTAATGGATTTAGCTGGATCTTGCAATAACTTAGTGTTCGTCTATTCCCTCGCCTCATCTTCCGATACCTTTGCGGATGAAACCGCAGAGCTTCAAGAAACGGTTCGCGCTTCCGCCCGTCAAGAACGCATCCTGAGTCCGAGTACCGATGTTGAAATCTACAACATTGTGAAGCAGCGATTGTTTCAGCGTGTTGATGAAAAAGCCGCGAAAAAAGCGGCACAAGAATATCTCAATGCGTACAGATCGAGCCGCATTAATCTTCCTGATGGTTGTCAAGATGCCAGCTATTCCCAGACGATCGAATCAAGCTACCCGATCCATCCAGAGCTATTCAACTTACTGACCAAAAAGATTGCCTCGATTCCGAACTTTAATCGGACTCGTGGAGCGCTGAGACTTTTTGCGATCGCCGTTCGTGAACTGTGGCGCGATCGCACAAATTGGATGCCCATGATCCACGCGCATCACTTACCGATCGGTGTGAATGAAGAGATCACGAATGAATTGACCTCGCGCTTAGAACGTCCCCTGATGCGGCTACCGATTCAAGCCGACCTCTACAATGCAAATGGACGAGAAGCACACGCTCAACTACAGGATCAAGACTGGATCGCAGCAGGAAAGCCACCGTTTTCGACCTGGATTGGGCGAACAATCTTTCTACACTCGATTAATCAAGGTGTGGTTGCGGGCATTCGACGAGCGGAACTGAATCTATCACTGCTCACCCCTGGAATTGAATCAGGCTTTGTCGAGAGTGCGTTGGATCGGCTCAGTACAGTGGCTTGGTATCTTGATCACGATCCGATTACCTCGATCGCCCGATTCAAAGAAGAACCTTCGATTAACAAAATCATTGCTGAAGAGAAAGAGCAAGTCGGACGCAGTGAAGCAAAAGACGATTTACGATCTCGTCGTGACACCATTTTTGCGAATCGCTATTTCACACTGATTTCATCCCCAGAGAGTCCGAGTGATGTCGATGATGCAGCAGATAGTATTGCGCTTTGTGTAATTGACTTCAATGAAGCAACGGTGCAATCTTCAATGGATGCTGCCCCTGCGATCGTCGAACAAATCTTTAACAGCACAGGCGACTCTGGCAAGTTTCGCATCTTTCGCAATCGATTGCTGTTTCTACTGGCGAATCAGCAGGAATTAGAAAGAGCGATCGGCGTGGCGCGAGAACTGAGGGCAATTCGCAACATTCTTAAATCTCAGAATCGCCTAGAAGACCTCTCAGAAAGTCAACACAAACAACTGAAGCAGAAAGAAGGAGAATTAGATTTAGCGACGCGAATTGCGCTAACGAATGCGTATCGTCATTTGTTCTATCCATCTAATGATCCGGTCAAAGCTCCCAAAGGATTAATGCACTACCCGCTTCCCGCTCAGGATGCAAGTGATGTCAAGGGCAAGAATAATCAGCAAGAAGCGATTCTCAAAGCGCTGAAAGACTGTCAGAAGATTCGTGCCGATGACACTCAACCGTATGCGCCTGCGTATGTATTGCAAAAAGTTTGGGCGACCGGACTCGATTCGATTAGCACCAAGGGATTGAAAGAAGCGTTTGCGAAAGATTTGGGGTTAAATCTGTTTTCGGATGCGGAAACTTCAAAGCTGAGAACGTCGATCGTTCAAGGGTTAACCACAGGACAGTGGGATTTGAAGGTGGGTGAGCGCGTCTACATCAAAACCGATGCGGCTCTGCTGATTCTGCCCGATATTATTGAGTTTTCAGATCGCATGGTGCTGTATCGGCGCGGCATTCTAGAACCACCAAAGCCGAGAGAAATCGAGATTAGTGCTCAAGTGATGCCGAGTACGCAATCCACTAAACCTGTGCGAGTGCGGTGGAAGGCAGCAGGGGCACTTTCGGTCAAGCTGTTTCAAGACGGCAATTTAATTGCAGGAAATTTCTTACCTTCTGACGAATACGAAGGAGAAATCGCTCAAACAGCAACCTTTCGCGTGGTAGCAGATTACGGGGAAGGAGAAACTACAGCGGCAGAATCAAAGGCAAGAGTGCAGACGTATTCGACGCTCTCCACTGGCTCTACTTCGGTTCACGATACGCCTACCCTGTTCGATGTCAAGCCGGAGGTAATTGATTTATCGGGGAGCCTTAACAGCGTATTTAATGAACTGCGCGATCGCATTCATGATGACAAAATTAAATCGATCGAGCGGTTGGAACTGTCGGTGTCTGAAGTGATGGATTACCGCAAGCTGACCACAACGCTCCCGCTTCTGATGCGCTATCCCATGCGAATCGATCAATTCGTCACGATTCAGACGGGCGATCAGTTTGTACGACTGGAGTATCAAGGCAACGTCAAAGGATTTCAAAGCTTTGCGAATCCGACTAATACTCTATTGGCGGTTCCCGATGTTCGAGCTGATGTCTCGCTTAAAATTACGTTTGAGTTCGCAGCTGCGATCGAGCCGCAGGGCGTGGAGATGAAAGCGATCGAGCAGGCGCTCTTGAGAAATCCGGTGGATCGGCTCAGTTTGACGACTAAGGTACTATACTGA
- a CDS encoding hypothetical protein (similar to AA sequence:cyanobase_aa:all8083), with product MVSSPPANYDAPWKEALERYFEQFLIFFFPQIHAEIDWQRGCESMDSEFQQVVRDAEVGKRFVDKLVKVWQRNGQEVFVLIHVEIQSQYDAEFAKRMYTYSYRIFDRYNRDVVSLAILGDTEQTWRPNSYHIDRWGCRVGIEFPSVKLLDFATRIDELAEDHNPFARLVWAHLQTQATTGNAEERLAWKLRLILEMQSVGYSEDTILELFRFIDLMMTLPPELDLAFDAEIRRFGAENAMPYLTTIERFAQLRTAREAVLEVLTVRFGTLPAEFAQQLEQVNDAEQLKQLLRQSITVASIAEFQTALLST from the coding sequence ATGGTTTCTTCTCCGCCTGCAAACTACGATGCCCCCTGGAAAGAGGCACTTGAGCGCTACTTTGAGCAATTTCTAATCTTTTTCTTTCCTCAGATTCACGCTGAAATCGATTGGCAACGTGGTTGTGAATCAATGGATTCAGAATTTCAGCAAGTGGTTCGAGATGCTGAAGTCGGCAAACGGTTTGTTGATAAATTAGTTAAAGTGTGGCAGCGCAACGGGCAGGAAGTCTTTGTTCTGATACACGTTGAGATTCAGAGTCAATATGATGCCGAATTCGCTAAACGAATGTACACATACAGCTATAGAATTTTCGATCGGTACAATCGCGATGTCGTGAGTTTGGCAATCTTAGGAGACACTGAGCAGACCTGGCGACCGAACTCTTACCACATTGATCGTTGGGGTTGTCGTGTTGGTATCGAGTTTCCAAGCGTCAAACTCCTTGACTTTGCCACTCGCATAGATGAATTAGCCGAAGATCACAATCCATTTGCTCGATTAGTTTGGGCACACCTGCAAACGCAAGCAACAACCGGGAACGCTGAAGAACGACTGGCGTGGAAGCTGCGTCTGATTTTGGAAATGCAGTCTGTCGGCTATAGTGAAGACACGATTCTGGAATTGTTTCGATTCATCGATCTGATGATGACACTACCTCCAGAGCTTGATCTTGCGTTTGATGCAGAAATTCGTCGATTTGGAGCGGAAAATGCCATGCCTTATCTCACCACGATCGAGCGATTCGCTCAGCTTCGTACAGCACGAGAAGCCGTTTTAGAGGTGTTGACTGTGCGTTTTGGAACACTGCCCGCTGAATTCGCTCAGCAATTAGAGCAAGTGAACGACGCTGAACAACTCAAGCAACTTCTACGACAATCGATTACTGTCGCCTCGATCGCTGAGTTTCAAACTGCACTTCTAAGCACCTAA